One window of Macrococcus sp. 19Msa1099 genomic DNA carries:
- a CDS encoding CBS domain-containing protein — protein MRPIDVATSAQVAPDTSLHDVYALLTEHEYIAVMEDTRRIGVISRNDVLRQLSKEAM, from the coding sequence ATGAGGCCAATCGATGTAGCTACTTCAGCACAAGTAGCACCGGATACTTCATTGCATGATGTCTATGCCTTACTCACTGAGCATGAATATATCGCTGTAATGGAAGATACAAGAAGAATTGGTGTTATATCACGCAATGACGTATTACGTCAACTGAGTAAGGAGGCGATGTAA